One genomic region from Bacteroidales bacterium WCE2008 encodes:
- a CDS encoding ATP-dependent Clp protease ATP-binding subunit ClpC: MDITVSEELNGIIGYAREEAMRTGCYGIGPDHLFLGIIRHSENVAANTLRGIDVDTDQLKKFIDSRVFTNEHIPYEELEHITFSRGAQNVLSLTIMEATRSGSREASSQHLLLALCRTTGSYGQAFLRSVGVDYSRILSYLQKNGLLGGQPKKQQPEQNDDGDDIEYSTDENRQQPEKKKGEGLEEFGYDLTKAAREGKLDPVVGRDMEISRVIEILGRRKKNNPMLIGEPGVGKSAIVEGIALQIAKGDIPPSLAKKKIISLDIASVVAGTKYRGDFEKRVKNIIATASNDPDVILFIDEFHTIVGAGGAGGSLDAANMLKPALARGELQCIGATTMDEFTKIVEKDGALDRRFQKIIVEATDVPQSITILKNLRHNYEEFHKISYTDEALEACVRLTDRYMTDRSLPDKAIDAMDEAGSMVRLKGGSTVGEEEIATVVSKMTGIPVNKVAESEAGRILKMKDRLRGRIIGQDDAINTIVGAIQRNRAGLKDPKRPIGSFLFFGPTGVGKTQLAKCLAEYLFDSEENIVRIDMSEYMEKFSVSRLIGAPPGYVGYEEGGQLSERVRRKPYCVVLLDEIEKAHPDIFNLLLQVLDDGRLTDSEGRTVSFKNTIVIMTSNVGSRDMDEYGKGLGFATAGRNVERNRQAVLEKAVKKVFPPEFINRVDEQIFFNTLTKEDIEKIVDIELRDLRARAEEAGYKLNVTPSAKRFVAEAGYDPAFGARPLKRAVMRYIEDPVSEFIISDRLLKKNKSAEPKILKVTLTPEKDNTVVVLKSEVPETV; encoded by the coding sequence ATGGATATTACAGTATCAGAAGAGCTGAACGGTATAATCGGATATGCCAGAGAAGAAGCGATGAGGACAGGATGCTACGGCATCGGTCCCGACCACCTCTTCCTCGGAATCATACGCCACAGCGAAAACGTCGCGGCAAACACCCTGCGCGGCATCGACGTGGACACCGACCAGCTCAAGAAATTCATAGACAGCCGAGTGTTCACCAACGAACACATACCATACGAAGAACTCGAGCACATAACATTCTCGAGAGGGGCCCAGAACGTACTCAGCCTCACCATTATGGAGGCTACCCGTTCAGGAAGCCGCGAAGCCTCGTCGCAGCATCTGCTGCTGGCGCTCTGCCGCACTACCGGCAGCTACGGCCAGGCTTTCCTCAGAAGTGTCGGCGTAGATTACAGCCGCATCCTCTCCTACCTCCAGAAAAACGGCTTGCTCGGAGGCCAGCCGAAGAAACAGCAGCCCGAGCAGAACGACGACGGAGACGATATCGAATACAGCACCGACGAAAACCGCCAGCAGCCTGAAAAGAAGAAAGGCGAAGGGCTCGAAGAATTCGGCTATGACCTCACCAAGGCCGCCCGCGAGGGCAAACTCGACCCGGTAGTCGGCCGCGACATGGAAATCAGCAGAGTCATCGAGATTCTCGGCAGAAGGAAGAAGAACAATCCGATGCTCATCGGAGAACCGGGAGTCGGCAAATCCGCCATCGTCGAAGGCATCGCCCTGCAGATCGCCAAGGGGGACATACCACCGTCCCTGGCCAAGAAGAAAATAATATCCCTCGACATCGCTTCAGTCGTCGCCGGCACAAAATACCGAGGCGACTTCGAAAAGAGGGTAAAGAACATAATAGCGACCGCCAGCAACGATCCTGACGTCATTTTGTTCATCGACGAGTTCCATACTATCGTCGGAGCCGGAGGCGCCGGAGGCAGCCTCGATGCCGCCAATATGCTCAAGCCGGCCCTGGCAAGAGGCGAACTCCAGTGCATAGGAGCGACGACAATGGATGAATTCACCAAGATCGTCGAAAAGGACGGAGCCCTCGACCGCCGCTTCCAGAAGATAATCGTCGAAGCGACAGACGTACCGCAGAGCATAACCATACTGAAGAACCTCCGCCACAACTACGAAGAGTTCCATAAGATCAGCTACACCGACGAGGCTCTCGAAGCCTGCGTCCGGCTGACCGACAGATACATGACCGACAGGTCCCTTCCGGACAAAGCCATCGACGCGATGGACGAAGCCGGTTCGATGGTCCGTCTCAAAGGCGGCTCGACCGTCGGCGAAGAGGAGATCGCGACCGTAGTCTCCAAGATGACCGGCATCCCTGTCAACAAAGTCGCCGAGAGCGAAGCCGGCAGGATCCTCAAGATGAAGGACAGGCTGCGCGGCAGGATCATAGGCCAGGACGACGCGATCAACACGATCGTAGGGGCTATCCAGCGCAATCGCGCCGGCCTGAAGGACCCGAAACGCCCTATCGGCTCATTCCTGTTCTTCGGTCCTACAGGAGTCGGAAAGACCCAGCTCGCGAAATGTCTGGCGGAATATCTGTTCGACTCCGAAGAGAACATCGTCAGAATCGATATGAGCGAATACATGGAGAAGTTCTCCGTGTCCAGACTCATCGGAGCGCCTCCGGGATACGTGGGCTACGAAGAAGGCGGCCAGCTCAGCGAAAGAGTACGCCGCAAGCCATATTGCGTAGTGCTGCTCGACGAAATCGAGAAAGCCCATCCGGATATCTTCAACCTGCTTCTCCAGGTGCTTGACGACGGCCGGTTGACCGACAGCGAAGGCAGGACCGTAAGTTTCAAGAATACTATCGTCATAATGACTTCCAACGTGGGAAGCCGCGACATGGACGAATACGGAAAGGGACTTGGCTTTGCAACTGCCGGAAGGAATGTGGAAAGGAACCGTCAGGCGGTTCTCGAGAAGGCCGTCAAGAAGGTCTTCCCTCCTGAATTCATCAACAGGGTCGACGAACAGATATTCTTCAATACCCTGACGAAGGAAGATATCGAAAAGATTGTGGACATAGAGCTCAGAGACCTCAGGGCAAGAGCCGAAGAAGCCGGCTATAAGCTCAATGTCACCCCTTCAGCCAAGAGATTCGTGGCGGAGGCCGGATACGACCCGGCATTCGGCGCAAGACCTCTGAAGAGGGCCGTGATGCGCTATATAGAGGATCCTGTATCGGAATTCATAATCTCCGACAGGCTGCTCAAGAAAAACAAGAGTGCAGAACCTAAGATTCTCAAGGTTACGCTTACGCCTGAGAAAGACAATACTGTAGTTGTCCTGAAATCCGAGGTTCCCGAAACCGTCTAA
- a CDS encoding DNA gyrase subunit A, whose protein sequence is MDIEETKEEGLGGGIIEQVNIDQEMRSAYIDYSMSVIVSRALPDARDGLKPVQRRVLFGMDGLGIGYSGQTKKSARIVGEVLGKFHPHGDSSVYDAMARLAQNWNQRYPLVYGQGNFGSMDGDPVAAMRYTEAKLEKMTEEVLADLDKNTVDFQLNFDDTILEPTVLPTKVPLLLLNGSSGIAVGMATNMAPHNLGECCDAICAYIDNPDIDTEGLMHYIKGPDFPTGGIIQGTQGIRDAYETGRGKVVVRAKTEIEVADNGRETIVVSEIPYMVNKRAMIEKIGQMVEDKKIEGITYINDESSREGLRIIIRVKQGSNSNVVLNTLFKYTELQSSFAINNVALVKGRPRTMSLKDMIKVFVDFRHDVILRRTQFDLEKAQKRAHILEGLLKAIDVIDEIIRIIRASKSVDEAKSQLMTTFEFTEPQAAAIVEMRLRQLTGLEREKLQAEYDELAKFIAECIEILGSEEKQMEVIKNETIEVKNKYADPRRTEITLSADEFNPEDFYADEDMVITISHYGYIKRTPLAEFRTQNRGGVGIKGSATKDEDFIEHVYVANMHSTLLLFTEQGLFYGLKVYEIPEGSRTSKGRAIQNILNLSADNKVQAYINVATLKDEDYLNSHYIVLATKQGVVKKTVLEKYRNYRKNGDGVKGIIIREGDELIGAELTNGNCQLMIAARGGRCVRFDETDARPLGRTSAGVRGINIDDNDEVIGMISYDPTAEDAANHTVLVVSEHGFGKRTDIEEYRKTNRGGKGVKTLNITEKTGHLVALKNVTEDNDLMIINQSGLTIRMAVADIREAGRATQGVKLVNIKDGDTIAAVSVVNKSEEDKPEEAAAPADNEEQQ, encoded by the coding sequence ATGGATATAGAAGAGACAAAGGAAGAAGGATTGGGCGGAGGCATCATCGAACAGGTCAACATCGACCAGGAGATGCGCTCTGCATATATTGATTACTCGATGTCAGTCATCGTTTCCAGGGCGCTCCCTGATGCACGCGACGGCCTCAAGCCTGTGCAGAGAAGAGTGCTTTTCGGAATGGATGGACTTGGTATCGGCTATTCCGGACAGACAAAGAAAAGTGCCAGGATCGTCGGTGAGGTGCTCGGTAAGTTCCACCCTCATGGCGACTCCAGCGTATATGATGCAATGGCCAGGCTTGCCCAGAACTGGAACCAGAGATATCCTCTGGTATACGGCCAGGGTAACTTCGGTTCGATGGACGGCGACCCTGTCGCTGCCATGCGATACACCGAGGCCAAGCTTGAAAAGATGACGGAGGAAGTTCTTGCCGACCTGGACAAGAATACCGTCGATTTCCAGCTTAACTTCGACGATACGATTCTCGAGCCTACAGTGCTCCCGACGAAGGTTCCGCTGCTTCTGCTTAACGGATCCTCAGGTATCGCCGTCGGTATGGCCACGAACATGGCCCCGCATAACCTCGGGGAGTGCTGCGACGCTATCTGCGCATATATCGACAATCCGGACATCGACACTGAGGGCCTGATGCATTACATCAAGGGACCGGATTTCCCTACGGGTGGTATCATCCAGGGAACCCAGGGTATCCGCGATGCTTATGAGACCGGCCGCGGCAAGGTTGTCGTGAGAGCCAAGACCGAGATCGAAGTGGCCGACAACGGCCGCGAGACAATCGTAGTCAGCGAAATCCCGTACATGGTCAACAAGAGGGCCATGATAGAGAAGATCGGCCAGATGGTCGAGGACAAGAAGATAGAGGGTATTACCTACATCAACGACGAGAGCTCCCGCGAGGGTCTCAGGATCATTATCCGCGTAAAGCAGGGATCCAACTCCAACGTCGTGCTTAATACTCTGTTCAAATATACGGAACTCCAGTCAAGTTTCGCCATCAACAACGTCGCCCTCGTGAAGGGACGTCCAAGGACCATGAGCCTGAAGGACATGATCAAGGTTTTCGTGGACTTCAGACATGATGTCATCCTCCGCAGGACCCAGTTCGACCTCGAAAAGGCCCAGAAGAGGGCCCATATCCTCGAAGGTTTGCTCAAGGCGATCGACGTCATCGACGAGATCATCCGTATAATCCGCGCTTCAAAGAGCGTCGACGAGGCCAAGAGCCAGCTCATGACTACCTTCGAGTTTACCGAGCCTCAGGCTGCCGCCATCGTCGAGATGCGTCTCCGCCAGCTCACCGGACTCGAAAGAGAGAAACTCCAGGCAGAGTATGACGAGCTTGCCAAGTTCATCGCCGAATGCATAGAGATTCTCGGCAGCGAGGAGAAGCAGATGGAGGTCATCAAGAACGAAACAATCGAAGTCAAGAACAAATATGCCGATCCTCGACGCACCGAGATCACTCTCAGCGCCGACGAGTTCAATCCGGAGGACTTCTACGCCGACGAGGACATGGTCATCACCATCTCCCACTACGGCTATATCAAGCGTACTCCGCTTGCCGAGTTCCGTACCCAGAACAGGGGCGGCGTCGGTATCAAGGGAAGCGCCACTAAGGACGAGGACTTCATCGAGCATGTATATGTGGCCAATATGCACAGTACTCTTCTGCTCTTTACCGAGCAGGGTCTGTTCTACGGCCTCAAGGTCTATGAGATTCCGGAGGGTTCCCGCACTTCCAAGGGCAGGGCTATCCAGAATATACTGAATCTGTCTGCAGACAACAAGGTGCAGGCTTATATCAATGTGGCTACTCTCAAGGATGAGGATTATCTCAACAGCCATTATATCGTGCTTGCCACGAAGCAGGGTGTCGTCAAGAAGACTGTCCTGGAGAAGTACCGCAACTACCGTAAGAATGGTGACGGCGTCAAGGGAATCATTATCCGCGAGGGTGACGAACTCATAGGCGCAGAGCTCACCAACGGCAATTGCCAGCTCATGATTGCGGCCCGCGGAGGACGTTGCGTAAGGTTCGACGAGACTGACGCAAGACCTCTCGGCAGAACGTCCGCCGGCGTCCGTGGCATCAATATTGATGATAATGACGAAGTAATCGGTATGATCTCTTATGATCCTACGGCAGAAGACGCCGCCAATCATACTGTCCTCGTGGTCAGCGAGCATGGATTCGGCAAACGTACTGACATCGAGGAATACAGGAAGACCAACCGAGGCGGAAAGGGTGTCAAGACTCTCAATATCACCGAGAAGACCGGACATCTCGTGGCTTTGAAGAATGTGACTGAGGACAACGATCTCATGATCATCAATCAGAGCGGACTTACGATCAGGATGGCGGTTGCTGATATCCGTGAGGCCGGAAGGGCTACCCAGGGTGTCAAGCTTGTCAACATCAAGGATGGAGACACTATTGCCGCTGTTTCGGTGGTCAACAAGAGCGAGGAGGATAAGCCTGAAGAGGCTGCCGCTCCCGCAGATAACGAAGAACAACAATAA
- a CDS encoding phosphate starvation-inducible protein PhoH, whose amino-acid sequence MKKKIILDAIDPLELFGPGNKILEEFCSYFPGLKVVARGNELTLDGKSSQIEEFNIRFGELIERRHRKMNLTIYDVEDIFDGENSPEKFKLSGDAIIVHGTDGKPIRARNKTQQDMVKAYFDSDLIFAVGPAGTGKTYVAIALAVRALKNREIKRIILTRPAVEAGERLGFLPGDLKDKLDPYLQPLYDALGDMIPSKKLQEFMSDGTIQIAPLAYMRGRTLDRACVILDEAQNTNIGQLKMFLTRMGPNAKFIVTGDASQVDLPNKEDSGLLKGIRLLKDIKGITSIFFTNEDIVRHPLVGKIVKAFDKK is encoded by the coding sequence ATGAAGAAAAAGATCATCTTAGATGCTATCGATCCCCTTGAGCTGTTCGGCCCGGGGAACAAGATTCTTGAAGAATTCTGCAGTTATTTTCCGGGACTGAAAGTCGTTGCGCGAGGTAACGAGCTGACGCTTGACGGCAAGAGTTCCCAGATAGAAGAGTTCAATATTCGTTTCGGAGAACTTATCGAAAGGAGGCACCGCAAGATGAATCTTACGATCTATGACGTCGAGGATATCTTCGACGGGGAGAACTCTCCGGAGAAATTCAAACTCAGCGGAGACGCGATCATCGTCCACGGAACTGACGGAAAGCCGATCAGAGCCCGCAACAAGACCCAGCAGGACATGGTCAAGGCTTATTTCGACAGCGACCTGATATTCGCCGTCGGCCCTGCCGGCACCGGAAAGACATACGTCGCCATCGCCCTGGCCGTCAGAGCCCTCAAGAACCGCGAAATCAAAAGGATCATACTTACCCGCCCGGCGGTCGAAGCCGGCGAACGTCTCGGTTTCCTCCCGGGAGACCTTAAGGACAAACTCGACCCGTATCTCCAGCCTCTCTACGATGCTCTCGGGGACATGATTCCGTCAAAGAAACTTCAGGAGTTCATGAGCGACGGTACAATTCAGATTGCCCCTCTCGCCTACATGCGAGGCCGTACCCTCGACCGTGCCTGCGTCATCCTCGACGAGGCCCAGAACACCAACATCGGCCAGCTCAAGATGTTCCTGACCCGTATGGGACCTAATGCTAAATTCATCGTCACCGGCGACGCCAGCCAGGTCGACCTTCCAAACAAGGAAGACTCGGGCCTGCTCAAAGGCATACGTCTTCTCAAGGACATCAAAGGCATAACCTCCATCTTCTTCACCAACGAAGACATCGTCCGCCACCCTCTCGTCGGCAAAATCGTCAAGGCCTTCGACAAGAAATAA
- a CDS encoding regulatory protein, whose translation MDDFQKKILDKLQAQCSRREYCRNDVYTKALKALEGRQDAAMEVVDALVAEKYVDDLRYASAFAREKSSLSGWGKVKIGYMLSAKGISRETVAKAMEEIDAEAAGSRMESVILAKFRLIADDPQAKIKLLKFALSRGYQYDDVKSYVEELFRKNSEK comes from the coding sequence ATGGACGATTTCCAAAAAAAGATACTTGACAAGCTTCAGGCCCAGTGTTCCCGCAGGGAGTATTGCCGGAATGATGTCTATACCAAGGCTCTGAAGGCTCTCGAAGGCCGGCAGGACGCAGCCATGGAGGTGGTGGATGCCCTTGTGGCAGAAAAATATGTAGACGATCTCAGGTATGCATCCGCCTTCGCGAGAGAGAAGTCTTCTCTTTCAGGATGGGGAAAAGTCAAGATCGGATACATGCTTTCGGCAAAGGGGATCTCCCGGGAGACTGTCGCAAAGGCGATGGAAGAGATCGACGCCGAGGCTGCCGGCAGCAGGATGGAAAGCGTCATCCTTGCCAAGTTCAGGCTGATAGCCGACGATCCCCAGGCGAAGATCAAACTTCTGAAGTTTGCTCTTTCCCGGGGATACCAGTATGATGACGTAAAGTCTTATGTCGAGGAACTTTTCAGGAAAAATTCTGAAAAATAA
- a CDS encoding Tetratricopeptide repeat-containing protein: MKKILIALAVIASMQIANAQVKQITDAQKALDKAVEASQNEKKATKAATWQKLAEAYLAAYDAPIANAYVGANKTELKVLMLGDNPVSTENVVIGGEQMEKEVYANKNLYFDGNGALRIIEVTKPVVDNALEKALEAYNKMLELDAKKVKEAVEGLESVAKKYENEAYNQYSFGDYSASSKSFEKVADVRAMAPLSKVDTNSIYNAGFTSHFAKEYERAEKFFNKSLEIGNYGDGGEVYAKLADVKLNLKDTVAAKALLEEGFGKFHESQSILIGLINLYLSTNENPEKLFTLLDAAKENEPNNASLYYVEGNIRAQLGQYDNAVKAYEQCAVVDPSYEFGYIGEGIMYYNRAIELQQKASEELDDAKYMALVADFEVALKNCIEPFEKAYELTKGEDIKKSVAEYLKNAYYRFMSDDDPKYKAGYEKYSAIVAQ, encoded by the coding sequence ATGAAAAAGATCCTTATCGCATTGGCTGTGATCGCTTCCATGCAGATCGCGAATGCACAGGTAAAACAGATCACTGATGCCCAGAAGGCTCTTGACAAGGCTGTCGAGGCATCTCAGAACGAGAAGAAAGCTACCAAGGCTGCTACATGGCAGAAGCTTGCAGAGGCTTATCTCGCTGCTTACGATGCGCCTATCGCAAATGCATATGTGGGTGCTAATAAAACTGAACTCAAGGTGCTTATGCTTGGCGATAATCCTGTTTCTACCGAGAATGTAGTTATCGGTGGCGAGCAGATGGAGAAGGAGGTTTATGCCAACAAGAATCTTTATTTCGACGGAAACGGAGCCCTCAGAATCATCGAGGTTACCAAGCCTGTCGTGGATAATGCTCTTGAGAAGGCTCTCGAGGCATATAACAAGATGCTTGAACTCGATGCCAAGAAGGTAAAAGAGGCTGTTGAAGGTCTTGAGTCTGTAGCTAAGAAATATGAGAATGAGGCATATAACCAGTATTCCTTCGGAGATTATTCTGCTTCCAGCAAGTCTTTCGAGAAGGTTGCTGACGTAAGGGCTATGGCTCCGCTTTCAAAGGTGGATACCAATTCTATCTATAATGCCGGTTTCACTTCTCATTTTGCTAAGGAGTATGAGAGGGCTGAGAAGTTCTTCAACAAGTCTCTGGAGATCGGTAACTATGGCGACGGCGGTGAGGTATATGCCAAGCTCGCTGATGTCAAGCTGAATCTTAAGGATACTGTTGCTGCCAAGGCTCTTCTCGAGGAAGGCTTCGGCAAGTTCCATGAGAGCCAGAGCATTCTCATCGGTCTTATCAACCTTTATCTCAGCACTAATGAGAATCCTGAGAAGCTCTTCACCCTTCTTGACGCTGCCAAGGAGAATGAGCCGAACAATGCTTCTCTCTATTATGTAGAGGGTAATATCCGTGCTCAGCTCGGACAGTATGACAATGCTGTCAAGGCTTATGAGCAGTGCGCTGTCGTAGATCCTTCTTATGAGTTCGGTTATATCGGCGAGGGTATCATGTATTACAACCGTGCTATCGAGCTTCAGCAGAAGGCTTCTGAGGAGCTTGATGATGCCAAGTATATGGCTCTTGTCGCTGATTTCGAGGTTGCTCTCAAGAATTGTATCGAGCCGTTCGAGAAGGCTTATGAGCTTACCAAGGGCGAGGATATCAAGAAGAGCGTTGCCGAGTATCTCAAGAATGCCTATTATAGGTTTATGAGTGATGATGATCCTAAGTACAAAGCAGGATACGAGAAGTATTCAGCCATTGTCGCTCAGTAA
- a CDS encoding NTE family protein: protein MRNLITVMIMLMASLGMSGQTWSVLDSPEDKADIAAIKARLAEVRKTRPTVALVLSGGGAKGAAHVGVLKYLDSLDIPVDLIVGTSIGGLVGGMKAIGYDTEMMDSLFTNMDWSMAMSDKLPADYITYSEKRYREKYLLSIPFYYKSDEYREMREANSRYAMDTRRDELRLGAESGEDATKLVRENLLGSLPSGFVYGQNVNNLFSSLTVGYQDSICFASLPTPFVCVASDIVSGKAKIWYSGKLNTALRSTMSIPGLFSPVRTGGMVLVDGGMRNNYPTDIAKKLGADFIIGVDISAPSLDYAQVNNLLDIISQGIDMFGRESYETNVPYPEITVKPDISGFDMLSFDRNSIDTLMHRGWVAADAQKDNFKVLLKLLGEGKTPEKESRCAVNLHSMPVLISDIEVVGVSAREANYILELINLPLDTYYGKDEIEDAVNKIYATRAFDYVNYELIGEKKPYLLRFICKNGPINNFGVGVRFDTEEIVSVIANLGINTHGIQGHAFDFTGKISSNPLVSATYKYRMESGPTINAMSHFRHVDMSHSRLGESKMKLTYQNFRTEVFLSNISWKKYDINAGARTDYYNISRMVLDHSVGDYDPFSLRNTYVSLFLRARTETYDNHYFPESGFTVGLDYSWVFGALQKGVDPFQAIHLDAGTVVRFGEKFAWLPSFDARVLLGRSIPLIYANTIGGVLRGRYLDQQIPFAGIGHAFSMGNVLGLFRSDIRFKIARNNYLDLISNVAVAADSFKGFSESDKVEGISGTGLFYSYSSIAGPLRAGIQWSTSVNKFGFYFGFGFDF from the coding sequence ATGAGAAACCTGATTACAGTGATGATTATGCTTATGGCGTCGCTCGGAATGAGCGGCCAGACGTGGAGTGTGCTTGATTCTCCGGAGGATAAAGCTGACATTGCTGCAATCAAGGCCCGGCTTGCCGAAGTCCGCAAGACAAGACCTACGGTCGCGCTGGTGCTCAGTGGCGGCGGCGCCAAGGGCGCAGCCCATGTGGGCGTGCTGAAGTATCTGGATTCGCTGGATATCCCTGTCGATCTTATCGTCGGTACGAGTATCGGCGGCCTTGTCGGGGGAATGAAGGCGATCGGATATGATACCGAGATGATGGATTCCCTGTTTACCAACATGGACTGGAGCATGGCGATGAGCGATAAGCTTCCTGCCGACTATATTACCTATTCCGAGAAGCGCTACAGGGAAAAATATCTGCTTTCAATACCGTTCTACTACAAGTCTGACGAATATCGCGAGATGCGGGAAGCCAATTCCCGATATGCGATGGATACCAGAAGAGATGAGCTTCGTCTGGGTGCCGAGAGCGGGGAGGACGCCACTAAGCTCGTGCGCGAGAATCTTCTCGGAAGTCTGCCGTCTGGCTTTGTCTATGGCCAGAACGTCAATAATCTGTTTTCGTCTCTTACTGTAGGCTATCAGGATTCGATCTGTTTCGCCTCGCTCCCTACTCCTTTCGTTTGCGTGGCCTCCGACATTGTCTCAGGAAAGGCCAAGATATGGTATTCCGGAAAGCTTAACACTGCGCTCCGGTCTACCATGTCGATCCCGGGACTGTTCTCTCCGGTCAGGACCGGCGGGATGGTGCTTGTCGACGGCGGAATGAGAAACAATTATCCGACGGACATAGCCAAGAAACTGGGCGCGGATTTCATAATCGGTGTGGATATCTCGGCTCCGTCCCTGGATTACGCCCAGGTGAACAATCTTCTGGACATCATCTCGCAGGGTATCGACATGTTCGGAAGAGAATCGTATGAGACCAATGTCCCTTATCCTGAGATTACGGTAAAACCGGATATCTCCGGCTTCGATATGCTGAGCTTTGACAGGAACAGCATTGATACTCTCATGCATCGCGGATGGGTTGCGGCTGATGCCCAGAAGGACAACTTCAAGGTTCTGCTGAAGCTTCTCGGGGAAGGGAAGACTCCGGAGAAAGAGTCCCGCTGCGCCGTCAACCTGCACAGCATGCCGGTGCTCATTTCGGATATCGAAGTGGTCGGGGTATCGGCGAGGGAGGCTAATTATATCCTGGAGCTCATCAATCTTCCGCTTGATACATATTACGGAAAGGACGAGATTGAAGATGCCGTCAACAAGATTTATGCGACCAGGGCCTTCGACTATGTCAACTATGAACTCATAGGCGAGAAGAAACCTTATCTTCTGCGTTTCATCTGCAAGAACGGTCCTATTAACAACTTCGGCGTAGGTGTCAGGTTCGATACGGAAGAGATAGTGTCGGTGATCGCCAACCTTGGAATCAACACCCATGGTATCCAGGGCCATGCCTTCGACTTCACCGGCAAGATAAGCTCTAACCCTCTTGTCTCCGCGACTTACAAATACAGGATGGAGTCCGGTCCTACGATCAATGCGATGTCGCATTTCAGACATGTCGACATGAGCCATTCCAGGCTGGGGGAGAGCAAGATGAAGCTTACATACCAGAATTTCCGTACCGAGGTCTTCCTCTCCAATATCAGCTGGAAGAAATATGACATAAATGCCGGCGCACGTACCGATTACTACAATATCAGCCGTATGGTCCTTGACCATTCAGTCGGGGATTATGATCCGTTCAGTCTGCGGAATACATATGTGTCCCTCTTCCTCCGGGCTCGTACGGAGACTTATGACAACCATTATTTCCCGGAGTCCGGATTTACCGTAGGCCTGGATTATTCGTGGGTGTTCGGAGCTCTCCAAAAGGGCGTCGATCCTTTCCAGGCCATCCATCTCGATGCCGGCACGGTCGTAAGGTTCGGGGAGAAATTCGCGTGGCTTCCTTCGTTCGACGCCCGCGTCCTTCTCGGCAGGAGCATCCCTCTGATTTATGCCAATACTATCGGCGGCGTGCTCCGTGGCAGATATCTTGACCAGCAGATTCCTTTCGCGGGAATCGGCCATGCCTTCTCCATGGGCAACGTCCTCGGTCTGTTCCGCTCTGACATAAGGTTCAAGATTGCCAGGAACAACTACCTGGATCTTATAAGCAATGTGGCCGTCGCCGCTGACTCGTTCAAGGGATTCTCTGAATCCGACAAAGTCGAGGGCATTTCCGGTACCGGACTGTTCTATTCCTACAGCTCGATCGCAGGACCTCTCAGGGCCGGTATCCAGTGGTCTACTTCGGTCAATAAGTTCGGATTCTATTTCGGTTTCGGTTTCGATTTCTGA